A stretch of the Nitratireductor thuwali genome encodes the following:
- a CDS encoding TRAP transporter substrate-binding protein: MTSRRNFLRTAGMAGAASLAAPAVVRAQAPIRWRMQTYAGSTLGEFVTKPFVDAVNEAANGEMEIELFYADQIVPTGELFRALQAGTIDAVHSDDDSMAAPVEVSVFGGYFPFATRSILDVPVLFQQYGLADIWRDQYAKAGGVVWLSAAGQDPCHFNTKKPIRSLSDLQGLRLYTFPTAGRFLAQFGVVPVSIPYEDAEVAVQTGELDGMAWSGITEDYTVGWADVTDYFTTNNISGAWIGSWFANERKWADLPDHLKALYMSCMEASHTFRNQWYWGGEAKLRASGEKLELTTVPAAEWNEVEEAAKKFWDEIAAESETKAKVVQIFKDYNAVINKSGFPYSAS, encoded by the coding sequence ATGACATCGAGACGCAATTTCCTGAGGACCGCGGGAATGGCCGGCGCAGCCAGCCTCGCCGCTCCCGCCGTCGTGCGCGCGCAGGCGCCGATCCGCTGGCGCATGCAGACCTATGCCGGCTCGACGCTGGGCGAGTTCGTGACGAAGCCTTTCGTCGATGCCGTCAACGAGGCGGCCAATGGCGAGATGGAGATCGAGCTGTTCTACGCCGACCAGATCGTGCCGACCGGCGAGCTTTTCCGCGCCCTCCAGGCCGGCACCATCGACGCCGTGCATTCGGACGACGATTCCATGGCCGCGCCGGTGGAAGTCTCCGTCTTCGGCGGCTACTTCCCCTTCGCCACGCGCTCCATCCTGGACGTGCCGGTGCTGTTCCAGCAATACGGCCTCGCCGATATCTGGCGCGACCAATATGCCAAGGCCGGCGGTGTGGTGTGGCTTTCGGCGGCCGGACAGGACCCCTGTCACTTCAACACCAAGAAGCCGATCCGCAGCCTGTCCGATCTCCAGGGCCTGCGCCTCTACACTTTCCCGACCGCTGGCCGCTTCCTGGCCCAGTTCGGCGTCGTGCCCGTGTCGATCCCCTATGAGGACGCCGAGGTGGCGGTGCAGACGGGCGAACTCGACGGCATGGCGTGGTCGGGCATCACCGAGGACTACACCGTGGGGTGGGCGGACGTGACCGACTACTTCACCACCAACAATATCTCCGGTGCCTGGATCGGTTCGTGGTTCGCGAACGAACGGAAATGGGCGGACCTGCCGGACCATCTCAAGGCGCTCTACATGTCCTGCATGGAAGCAAGCCACACCTTCCGCAACCAGTGGTACTGGGGCGGCGAGGCAAAGCTGCGCGCTTCCGGCGAGAAGCTGGAGCTGACGACGGTGCCGGCGGCCGAGTGGAACGAGGTCGAAGAAGCGGCAAAGAAATTCTGGGACGAGATCGCCGCGGAAAGCGAGACCAAGGCGAAAGTGGTCCAGATATTCAAGGACTATAACGCCGTCATCAACAAGTCCGGCTTCCCCTACAGCGCGTCCTGA
- a CDS encoding aldehyde dehydrogenase family protein, with product MTDTLKCISPIDGSVYAERPVMPPAEAAKRVERAAKAQKTWAARPLDERIALVSAGIARLNQMADEVVPELAWQMGRPVRYGGEFGGMNERADYMAKIAARALAPIEIEDSAAFSRFIRREPHGVVMVIAPWNYPYMTAINTIVPALIAGNAVVLKHATQTLLVGERIARAFHEAGVPEEVFVNLFLDHRGTEALVSAGLFGFVNFTGSVGGGKAIERAAAGTFTGLGLELGGKDPAYVMEDADLDWAVDVLMDGAMYNAGQCCCGIERLYVAEPLFDAFVEKSVAWVEKLKLGNPLDQETTIGPMANKRFAAEVRSQTADAVAQGARALIDAKLFPQDDGGAYLMPQILVDVNHQMRVMRDESFGPVVGIMKVEDDDEALELMNDSPYGLTASLWTADAERAERIGGLVETGTVFQNRADYLDPALCWTGCKDTGRGGALSEIGFHNLTRPKSFHLRKRKS from the coding sequence ATGACAGACACATTGAAATGCATTTCGCCGATCGACGGCTCCGTCTATGCGGAGCGCCCGGTCATGCCGCCCGCGGAGGCCGCCAAGCGGGTCGAGCGCGCGGCCAAGGCGCAGAAGACATGGGCCGCCCGCCCGCTGGACGAGCGCATCGCCCTGGTCAGCGCCGGCATCGCCCGCCTCAACCAGATGGCGGACGAGGTGGTGCCGGAGCTTGCCTGGCAGATGGGAAGGCCCGTCCGCTACGGCGGAGAGTTCGGCGGCATGAACGAGCGCGCCGACTATATGGCCAAGATCGCCGCGCGGGCCCTGGCGCCCATCGAAATCGAGGATTCGGCCGCCTTCTCGCGCTTCATCCGGCGCGAGCCGCATGGCGTCGTGATGGTCATCGCGCCCTGGAACTACCCCTACATGACGGCGATCAACACCATCGTTCCGGCGCTGATCGCCGGCAATGCGGTGGTGCTGAAGCATGCCACGCAGACCCTGCTCGTTGGCGAGCGGATCGCCCGCGCCTTTCACGAAGCAGGCGTGCCGGAGGAGGTGTTCGTCAATCTCTTCCTCGACCACAGGGGCACCGAGGCGCTGGTCTCGGCCGGCCTTTTCGGCTTCGTCAATTTCACCGGATCGGTCGGCGGCGGCAAGGCCATCGAGCGCGCCGCCGCCGGCACCTTCACCGGGCTTGGGCTGGAGCTGGGCGGGAAGGACCCCGCCTATGTGATGGAGGATGCCGATCTCGACTGGGCGGTCGACGTGCTGATGGACGGCGCCATGTACAATGCCGGCCAGTGCTGCTGCGGCATCGAGCGGCTTTACGTGGCCGAGCCGCTGTTCGACGCCTTCGTGGAAAAATCCGTCGCCTGGGTGGAAAAGCTCAAGCTCGGCAATCCGCTCGATCAGGAGACGACCATCGGGCCCATGGCCAACAAGCGCTTCGCGGCCGAAGTGCGCAGCCAGACGGCCGATGCCGTGGCGCAGGGCGCGCGTGCCCTGATCGACGCAAAGCTGTTCCCGCAGGACGATGGCGGCGCCTATCTGATGCCGCAGATTCTCGTCGACGTGAACCATCAGATGCGTGTCATGCGCGACGAGAGCTTCGGCCCCGTCGTCGGCATCATGAAGGTCGAGGACGACGACGAAGCGCTGGAGCTGATGAATGACAGCCCCTATGGCCTCACCGCCTCGCTGTGGACGGCCGATGCCGAGCGCGCGGAGCGTATCGGCGGGCTCGTCGAGACCGGAACCGTCTTCCAGAACCGGGCGGACTACCTCGATCCGGCCCTGTGCTGGACCGGCTGCAAGGACACCGGCCGCGGCGGCGCGCTGTCGGAGATCGGCTTCCACAACCTCACCCGCCCGAAATCCTTCCATCTCAGGAAAAGAAAATCATGA
- a CDS encoding glutamine synthetase family protein: protein MPGKLTLEELRAAAAAGEIDTVLVALVDMQGRLMGKRFHVDFFLESAFEETHSCNYLLATDLEMYTVEGYRATSWEAGYGDYTMKPDLTTMRRIPWLEGSALVLCDVLDHHTHAEVPHSPRAMLKTQIERLKALGMKPMMASELEFFLFRDSYEEAHAKGYRGLERISAYNEDYHIFQTTKEEGVMRAIRNGLNGADVPVENSKGEADAGQEEINVRYADALTMADRHAIVKNGCKEIAWKNGRAVSFMAKWDNAAAGNSSHVHQSLWSLDGKPLFFAPGKEHGMSDLMRNYMAGLLAHAGEITYFLAPYINSYKRFAAGTFAPTKAIWSMDNRTAGYRVCGAGSKAVRVECRVGGADLNPYLAFAALLAAGLDGIENELALEPAFVGDAYHGRDVREIPQTLREATAALDASRFMRTAFGDEVIDHYVHAARWEQTEYDRRVTDWEVRRGFERA from the coding sequence ATGCCCGGAAAGCTGACTTTGGAAGAACTGAGGGCCGCCGCGGCGGCCGGCGAGATCGACACCGTCCTGGTGGCGCTGGTCGACATGCAGGGGCGGCTCATGGGCAAGCGCTTCCACGTCGATTTCTTCCTCGAAAGCGCTTTCGAGGAAACCCATAGCTGCAACTACCTGCTGGCGACGGACCTTGAAATGTACACGGTCGAGGGTTACCGCGCGACGAGCTGGGAAGCCGGCTATGGCGACTACACGATGAAGCCGGACCTCACCACCATGCGGCGCATTCCATGGCTGGAAGGCTCGGCGCTGGTGCTGTGCGACGTGCTCGACCACCACACCCATGCCGAGGTTCCGCATTCCCCGCGCGCGATGCTGAAGACGCAGATCGAAAGGCTGAAGGCGCTGGGCATGAAGCCCATGATGGCCTCGGAGCTGGAGTTCTTCCTGTTCCGCGATTCCTACGAGGAGGCCCACGCCAAGGGCTATCGCGGGCTGGAGCGCATCAGCGCCTACAACGAGGACTACCACATCTTCCAGACCACCAAGGAAGAGGGCGTGATGCGAGCGATCCGCAACGGCCTGAACGGTGCCGACGTGCCCGTCGAGAACTCCAAGGGCGAGGCCGATGCCGGGCAGGAGGAAATCAACGTCCGCTACGCCGACGCGCTGACCATGGCCGACCGCCACGCCATCGTGAAAAACGGCTGCAAGGAGATCGCCTGGAAGAACGGCCGCGCCGTCAGCTTCATGGCCAAATGGGACAATGCGGCCGCCGGCAATTCCTCGCACGTTCACCAGTCGCTGTGGTCGCTCGACGGCAAGCCGCTTTTCTTCGCCCCCGGCAAGGAACACGGCATGTCGGACCTGATGAGGAACTATATGGCGGGCCTGCTGGCGCATGCCGGCGAGATCACCTATTTCCTGGCGCCCTATATCAATTCCTACAAGCGCTTTGCCGCCGGCACGTTCGCGCCGACCAAGGCGATCTGGTCGATGGACAACCGCACCGCCGGCTACCGCGTCTGCGGTGCCGGCAGCAAGGCCGTGCGGGTGGAGTGCCGGGTGGGCGGGGCCGATCTCAACCCTTATCTTGCATTCGCGGCGTTGCTGGCGGCGGGGCTGGACGGTATCGAGAACGAGCTGGCGCTGGAGCCCGCCTTCGTCGGCGACGCCTATCACGGCCGCGACGTCCGCGAGATTCCACAGACCCTGCGCGAGGCGACCGCCGCGCTCGACGCTTCCCGCTTTATGCGGACGGCTTTCGGCGACGAGGTGATCGACCACTATGTGCACGCCGCGCGCTGGGAGCAGACCGAATATGACCGCCGCGTCACCGACTGGGAAGTCCGCCGCGGATTTGAGAGAGCCTAA